The sequence ATAATTAAAGATAGGATAGCACCTGCAATATAATTCGTTAAAAAATCTTTACTGACAATAATTTGCCCTCCGTTTTTCTGCAAAAGCGTTACATTTTCTCCGATCGATTCTTTAAGAGCGTTTGTCATTTTCCAAGGAAAGTCTACCAGCCCTTTTTCGCTTAAGAATATGTGATAGATATGGCGGTTCTCATCAACATGTGCGAAGGCAGCCAATAAAGGTGGATGGATAATATCACTGAATGAGGTTCCTATTATAGGTAGAGATATCTCATTCTGCAAACCTTTAAGTAAATTATTTGCAATATGATCAATTAAGTCATATTTGTCTTTGTAGTGATAGTAGAAGGTAGCTCTATTTATATCTGCTTCCGTAATAATATCCGAAACGGTAATGGATTTGATTGCTTTTTGCGAGGAGAGCGTAAATAAAGCATTCATTATTCGGTCTAATGTTTTTGTGATGCGCCGGTCCATTAAAGTCCCCTCCTTGTGATATTTACTATAAGCACAAGCACATATTACCACAACCAAGTCCGAGAGGGAAATGTATGATAAAGAAAGCATATAATTACGGTATAAAACTGAAATGTGAAATGTTGGTTCTGATAATATGAATCATAGAAAGTTGTCCATATTCGTAAGTTGATTGACTGTTAAGGTGTGCGTTTCCAAGAATGGGAAAGTATCGTCCATAATCCCTCCCCCGCTTAGCTTCTTATTTATCTCCCAAATCTTGAAGTGGGGATATTACGGACGGTTAGCGCCGTGTTAAAAAAAGATCGATTATTAAAATCTAAGTCAGGGTAGAATAATGGCAAGGAGTGATATATATGTATAAAAAACAAGAGAGGTATTTGATGTGGCTGGCGTTTATTGTAGCAGGAATCATGCTGCTTTCTTTTATAGGAAAACTATTTTAGCAGAGAGGAAGTGATGACGAATGGCAAATGAGGAAGCGGTGTTTTTTAGTCGCGTATTAACTGAGTTAACCCTCACTTTTCATATTATATATGCAACCATCGGTGTTGGCGTCCCGTTAATGATTATGATCGCACAATGGGTCGGGATCAAAAAGAATGATGAGCATTACATACTGCTGGCCAGAAGATGGACAAGAGGTTTTGTGATTACAGTTGCAGTCGGTGTTGTGA is a genomic window of Gracilibacillus salinarum containing:
- a CDS encoding TetR/AcrR family transcriptional regulator, whose protein sequence is MDRRITKTLDRIMNALFTLSSQKAIKSITVSDIITEADINRATFYYHYKDKYDLIDHIANNLLKGLQNEISLPIIGTSFSDIIHPPLLAAFAHVDENRHIYHIFLSEKGLVDFPWKMTNALKESIGENVTLLQKNGGQIIVSKDFLTNYIAGAILSLIMDWIKNDLPFSPQEMADQMTHVLTQGIYKQK